Below is a genomic region from Trichocoleus sp..
ATCCACTCCAGCCAGATCCGGTTCTAGGAATTGGGCAACAAGCGAAACAACCGATCGCCTGTTCTCTGATTCTCTTCTGGTGTGCCGACTGTAATCCGCAAGCCATCGTTAATCTGCCGGACAAGCGTGCCTTCCACTTTAAGGTGATGGAAGAGGCGATCGAGGGCTACTTCAGGGGAAACTTGCCATGCTTCAGCAACCGCAGGTCTGAGCCGCACAAACAGAAAATTTGAAACGCTGGGGAAGACTTGCAGCATCGGGTGAGCGATTAGCCTTTGGGAGAGCCGATCGCGTTCTGCCAGGAGCAGGGGAATGACTTCGAGGAGCGCTTGACGGTGAGAGAGTGCCAGCAGCGCAGCGGTTTGGGTCGTGCTGGGCAAATTGTAGGGCAGACGGACTTTTTCCAGAGCCGCGATCAGTTCTGGTTGAGCGATTGCATAGCCGATGCGATGTCCTGCCAACCGCAAAGCCTTGGAGAAGGTTCGCAAAACGATCCAGTTCGATCGCTGGAGTGCCTCACTAACCAGAGTCGATCGACTGAACTCAAAGTAGGCTTCGTCGATCACGACCAGAATATTTTCTGGGAGGCTCCGCAACCACTCAATTTCTGCATCTGTTAAGGGATTGGCAGTCGGTGAGTTGGGATGCACGACAAACACGACCCGAATAGCAGGTTGCGCCTGTGTCATTGCCGCTGTTGCTGCCGCTAAATCCATCTCAAAAGTGTTGTCCGATCGCCCCACGCTGACAACTGGAACGCCCAATGTTTGAGCCAGAATGCGGTACATGGAAAAGGTGGGTTGTGCCACCAAAATTGAACCTTCGCCACCGAGACAAGTAGCAATCAAAATCGATCGAATCAGTTCATCAGAGCCATTGCCAACTGAAATGTGTTCAGAGCTTACTCCCGCAAAGCCAGCTGATTCATTCACATAGGTCGCGATCGACTGCTTCAGATCTGCCTGTCCCCCGTCCGGGTAGCGGTTTGACTCTAGCTCATGCTGATATGCCCAAGCCAGCTTTTGCTTCAGTTCCTCTGGCAAATCGTATGGATTCTCGTTCGTATCAAGGCGATCGAGCTGCACCTGATGGTCTGCTTCTGCCGGACTTCCTGCCGCTCCACCAGGATGAGGCGTGTAGGCAACGAGTTGAGCCAGATCAGAACGCAGAAAAGACAGCATAGTCAGGCAAGGGTAGAAAATTGACAGGTCAACCCTCAGCAGAGAGTGACCTTATTTAGGATACGCCCATTTGACCGGGGAGGGTTATTCTCCTGCCCCTTGATCTTTGTTAATGCAGCCTGGGTTTTGGCTGTACTGGCACACTTTCTGCCATAATCCGGCTCTGGTTCCCGGTGGTCCCACTGAGAATAAGACCCGATCGCCCCCTATCAACTTAATAATCTTAACGCCACAAACTGGACAAACCTGCATCCCGGATTCAGACATCTTGTAATATCCAAAATTGAGTTTTTCCTATCATCAGCGATAGTGCGATCGTTTTCCAGTCCCCTCATGGGTCAAATTCTGCTGCATTGTTACAGGTCATTCATTAAATCGCAAAACCGTTTCTACAGTCTGCTTTCCTACCACCTATTTATTTAACAAAAAACTTAATAAAAAAGAGCCAAGATAGATTGTCTACCCTGACTCTAAAGTACACTCAACTTGAAGAAAGATAGTCCAGGAATCGATCGATGGATACCTCTAAAACCCTAGTTTTTACCGGGAAACTTGTCGGTAATTTTTTCTAGCGCCCGCTCAACTTGCTCTTCAGCAGAAACCGCTTTCTGAGAGGTTTCAGGACGATACATTTGATTGATATCAGCAGCACCCTGAACTTCATTCAAGCCCTTGTTCGACTCTTCAATCACCTTATCTGCATTAAGATAATCGTCGGATTTCAGCGCATCTTCCGACTTCTCAAAAATTCCCTGGAGAGGCGGTTCGCCTTTACCCGCCGGACTGGTTTGTTGGCTGCTAATTGCTAGTGCGGGAGAACTGTTTGCAAAAAGCATCACTGCACAAGCAAAAGCAATCATCAACATCCGTACTGGACGCAGAACCGCTGCAATAAAACGCTGAAAGTTCATACAAAGTGCCTCCGAATTAAATTTTGCACGTCGATTTATTTTTCAAAATTGAACTCAATTCAGTTTAGAAACACGTTTTGTAGAAGACTTTAACCAGTAGAAACAATCGTTTTTAGTTGTAACTAGCCGTCGCTTCTTAAATCCTGCACTCCTGTACAGATGTGTTTCTTGAATTGTGGTTGTCTTAGTCGCTTGCTGTATTTAGTTTTACAGTAGATTGATTCAGAATCGAATCGTTCTTGAGGCTGACTTTTTGACTGTTTCTGCTCAAAGAAAAATCCATCGCAGGGTGGAGAAATGCTAGATCTTGAAGGAATTGGGCGATCGATTGACTTAAGCAAGATTAATTCAAGTACAACTACACTATGAGTACAGCAATGAGTGCAACAGGCGGGCTTGAAGAAGCGATCGGAGACGAATAAACATAACTACAATCCACTTCCTAAATTCCCTAAGTCTAAAAGATGGCGAATGATGAGTTTGGGCAGATTCGGAAGATGTAGTTTTCTTGAGACAGGCTGGCTATTTCTTGCTGCTCAATAAGTTCCTGAGTTAAGTTCGAGGCAGCAGAACTGGGAAGAGGCGATCGACGTGCGGTTAGGCAAGCTGTTTCAAAATTTGTTTTCGATCGATACCCTTGAAGGCGTCAGTGATACAACCAAAACGGTTTTTGAATTTGCTGAGAAACTTGAAAAGCCTGAGATTAAGCAGCTTGTACCGATCATAACGCAAGGAGCTTCGCTGCTGGAGGTGCTGAACTCGCCAATGGCAGAACTGGCAGAATCAACGCTGCCGTTTGTGAAGGTCGCAACAGGGCTGCTGAAGTTTTACCTGAAGGTGAGTCAGAAAGAGCCGACTCTAGCGGAAGAGGTGGTGCTGGTAAGCCAAGCAGCTTATCTGGAAAGTTTGCAGGCTACGATTCATAAATATCCAAAGTTTCAAGCATGGCTGAAGCAAAAGGGAAAAACTGGATCGACGCTCGTCAAACCTGCTTTGAAGCGATTAGCGGATCTGGAACTAGAAGATAAGACGGCTCGGATTGCACTGGTTTATTTTCAGAACTCGCCTCTAGCACAAGCATACAACGATGTTTTGGCAACTTGTCTGGAAGGGTTAGAGTTCCCTGCAACCCAAATCAGAGAACTGACAGCCAGAGTGACGGCAGATACGCCGCAATATATGTTGAGTGCACTGGCAGAGTTGGGCAGTTCGGCAAAGCGATTACTGGTGTGGTATCAGGTTGGCGGACAGGCGACGCTGGAGAAATACCTCAGCATTGAGACTTATTTGGAAGAGCAAATCCGACCTCGTCCGCTGGAGCGAGTCTTTAGTGAGTCGTTTACGTTCCGTGAGATCTATGTGCCGCAAGAGGCGCAATTGCTCCTGGCAAATGGAGAGCCGGATCAGGAATTTGTGATTTTGGAGGACTGGGCGATCGCCTCGCTCAACGATGACAACAAAAAAGACCGGGTGCTGTTTGTGCAGGGTGGCCCCGGACGGGGCAAGAGTGTGTTTTGTCGGATGATTGCCGATCGTGTCCGGCAGCATGAGCCTGGCTGGATTCCAATTCTGATTCGGTTGCGCGATGTTCGATCGCTGGAGAAAGATTTTGAGGAGACGCTGCGAAAAGCAGTCGATCGAGATTTTTCCGATAGTGATCCGGGTTGGCTGACCGATCGCAATTTGCGCTTTTTATTTGTGCTAGATGGCTTCGATGAACTGCTGATGGAAGGCAGAACCAGTGGCGGCTTGGAGGAATTTTTGCGGCAGGTCGGCAGATTTCAGGAGAGTTGCGCCCACAATTCTGAAAAACAGCATCGGGTTTTGATTACGGGTCGATCGCTTTCTCTCCAAAACATTGAGCGACTGATGCCGTCAAATCTAGAACGAGTTGAAATTCTGCCACTAGATAACGAACTGCAAGAACAATGGTTTACCAAATGGGGAAAACTGGTTCACGCTGATCCAATTTACCTTAAAGGAATTTTGAATGATGAGCGGTTGCCCGATCAGGTACGGGAATTAGCGCGAGAACCGTTGCTGCTGTATCTGCTGGCGGCAATGCATCGAGATGGTGAGCTATCGCTGGAGATGTTTGAAGGGGCAGAAGCGTCTCAGGCGAAGGTATTGATTTACGAAAAGGCGATCGATTGGGCACTGACCAAACAGCGTCCGGAATGGCTCAACCGCGATTTAACCGAACTGGAAACGGCAAGCTTGCGCCGAATTCTGTCAGAGGCAGGTTTATGTGTGGTGCAGGCAGGCGGAGAATGTGCGCCGATCGCCATGATTGAATCTCGGTTACGTAGCGACGATGCAGCAAAACAATTGTTGGAAACAGCACGCGATCGACTCAAAGATAATCCACTGAGAAATGCGCTGGCAGCTTTCTATTTACAGCCCGGAAAAGGTAGCTCTGGCTCCGTGGAATTTGTTCACAAAAGTTTTAGTGAGTTCTTATGTGCAGAACGATTGAAAGAAGCGATCGAAGATTGGTCAACGACGATCGAAGTGAGGAATAAATCACAGGATTTAATTTCGGATGAAAAGTTGCACTGGCAAATTTATGATCTGCTCGGCTATGGTGGCTTGACGGTTGAGATTGTTGATTATTTATTTGCACTACTCAGTAAGAGCGATCAAATTAATTGGGTTCGGTTGTTTAAACGATTAGAAGATTTCTATTTTCGCTGGAGTGATGGCGAGTTTATTGATGCACCACCAGAGAACTTACCGCAGCAAAAAATGCGGCTGATGAAAGAGCAATTACCAACTTCCAAATCTCATCTAGGACTTAGACAAGTTGATGTTTATACAGGCTTAAATATTCTAATTCTCTTGTTCTCCTTACATCGCTATGCTCAGAGCCATGATGACTTGCAAGAAAACATTCACTTTCATCCTTGTAGTCAAATGTTTGATGCTCAGGGTCTATTAAGGACGATCAGTTATGGTGATTGTGTGGTAGTAGGAACCTTCCAAGAAACAGTTTTGCAATTTCTTAGTAACGCAGACTTGACTGGCATAGACTTTCGCAGAGCAAACTTTTTTGGTGCAGTACTAAGTGATGTAAGCCTCCGTAGCGCAAATCTCTTTGGTGTAGATCTGAGTGATGCAGATCTCAGTAATGCAGACCTCAGTGGCACACTCCTCTACAGTACAGTCCTTCATGGTGCATCCCTTACTAACGCAAATATTAGCAATGCAAACATGAAAGATGTTCAATGGGATAAGGATACGAATTGGGAGGGAGTACGAGGTTGGAGAACGGCACAGAATTTGCCGGAGGCGTTGCGGCAGCAGTTAGAGGAAATGGAGCGGCAGCAGGGGGATGAATCGATCGAGTCTTGAGCGAGATGATCGAGTGAT
It encodes:
- a CDS encoding pentapeptide repeat-containing protein, which gives rise to MRLGKLFQNLFSIDTLEGVSDTTKTVFEFAEKLEKPEIKQLVPIITQGASLLEVLNSPMAELAESTLPFVKVATGLLKFYLKVSQKEPTLAEEVVLVSQAAYLESLQATIHKYPKFQAWLKQKGKTGSTLVKPALKRLADLELEDKTARIALVYFQNSPLAQAYNDVLATCLEGLEFPATQIRELTARVTADTPQYMLSALAELGSSAKRLLVWYQVGGQATLEKYLSIETYLEEQIRPRPLERVFSESFTFREIYVPQEAQLLLANGEPDQEFVILEDWAIASLNDDNKKDRVLFVQGGPGRGKSVFCRMIADRVRQHEPGWIPILIRLRDVRSLEKDFEETLRKAVDRDFSDSDPGWLTDRNLRFLFVLDGFDELLMEGRTSGGLEEFLRQVGRFQESCAHNSEKQHRVLITGRSLSLQNIERLMPSNLERVEILPLDNELQEQWFTKWGKLVHADPIYLKGILNDERLPDQVRELAREPLLLYLLAAMHRDGELSLEMFEGAEASQAKVLIYEKAIDWALTKQRPEWLNRDLTELETASLRRILSEAGLCVVQAGGECAPIAMIESRLRSDDAAKQLLETARDRLKDNPLRNALAAFYLQPGKGSSGSVEFVHKSFSEFLCAERLKEAIEDWSTTIEVRNKSQDLISDEKLHWQIYDLLGYGGLTVEIVDYLFALLSKSDQINWVRLFKRLEDFYFRWSDGEFIDAPPENLPQQKMRLMKEQLPTSKSHLGLRQVDVYTGLNILILLFSLHRYAQSHDDLQENIHFHPCSQMFDAQGLLRTISYGDCVVVGTFQETVLQFLSNADLTGIDFRRANFFGAVLSDVSLRSANLFGVDLSDADLSNADLSGTLLYSTVLHGASLTNANISNANMKDVQWDKDTNWEGVRGWRTAQNLPEALRQQLEEMERQQGDESIES
- a CDS encoding histidinol-phosphate transaminase, which translates into the protein MLSFLRSDLAQLVAYTPHPGGAAGSPAEADHQVQLDRLDTNENPYDLPEELKQKLAWAYQHELESNRYPDGGQADLKQSIATYVNESAGFAGVSSEHISVGNGSDELIRSILIATCLGGEGSILVAQPTFSMYRILAQTLGVPVVSVGRSDNTFEMDLAAATAAMTQAQPAIRVVFVVHPNSPTANPLTDAEIEWLRSLPENILVVIDEAYFEFSRSTLVSEALQRSNWIVLRTFSKALRLAGHRIGYAIAQPELIAALEKVRLPYNLPSTTQTAALLALSHRQALLEVIPLLLAERDRLSQRLIAHPMLQVFPSVSNFLFVRLRPAVAEAWQVSPEVALDRLFHHLKVEGTLVRQINDGLRITVGTPEENQRTGDRLFRLLPNS